From the genome of Candidatus Electrothrix communis, one region includes:
- a CDS encoding transposase codes for MWHKKGAEYLFNHKALAKVFRAKMLTAIVEQGLKLPKDCPEKWVVDCKSVGNGDKAIIYLGKYLYRGVIQEKDILKCENGMVTFRYLHAKTGKYRSREVTGEEFLSLLMLHVLPKGFRRARCYGFLHPCSKKLIRFLQLVLRVNPFTLFSAEQPKKAAIICPNCGAEMKIIRTRVRKPPPLRPAVCIA; via the coding sequence TTGTGGCATAAAAAGGGGGCTGAATACCTCTTTAACCACAAGGCCTTGGCAAAGGTTTTTCGGGCAAAGATGCTTACGGCCATAGTTGAGCAAGGCCTGAAACTGCCAAAGGATTGCCCGGAAAAGTGGGTTGTCGACTGCAAGAGCGTCGGCAACGGAGACAAGGCGATCATCTATCTCGGCAAATATCTCTACCGGGGCGTAATTCAGGAAAAGGATATCCTGAAGTGCGAAAACGGCATGGTTACCTTCAGGTATCTTCACGCCAAAACCGGCAAATACAGGTCCAGGGAGGTGACCGGAGAAGAATTCCTCTCTCTGCTCATGCTGCACGTCTTGCCCAAAGGGTTTCGCAGGGCACGCTGTTACGGTTTTCTGCATCCGTGCAGCAAAAAGCTCATCCGATTTCTCCAACTGGTGCTTAGGGTCAACCCGTTTACATTATTCAGTGCTGAGCAACCCAAAAAAGCTGCTATCATCTGCCCGAACTGCGGGGCGGAAATGAAAATCATTCGGACTAGGGTGAGGAAGCCGCCTCCTCTCCGGCCAGCTGTTTGCATCGCATAA
- a CDS encoding nucleotidyltransferase, protein MSRDWEKTFSAWSNGPSATEQQRAENAESQVRQAIASSPKLQSRNIKVFTQGSYRNRVNVRKDSDVDIGIVCYDTYFPDYPDDNVKAVIEKRSKDAVYTYATFKNEIEEALVARFGRASVKRGKKSFDIKENSYRVEADVAAFFEHRRYTSAYDYLSGVEMIPDDYNPPMVRNWPEQHYNNGVHKNSNTSKRYKRAVRILKTLSNEMSDNGIKSAKEAPSFLVECLTWNVPNKVDPTVNTKIGII, encoded by the coding sequence ATGAGTAGAGATTGGGAAAAAACATTTTCTGCTTGGTCGAATGGTCCATCTGCCACTGAACAGCAAAGAGCAGAGAATGCCGAAAGTCAAGTACGTCAAGCAATTGCTTCAAGCCCAAAACTTCAAAGCAGAAACATTAAAGTTTTTACTCAAGGTTCTTATCGAAACAGGGTAAATGTCAGAAAAGATAGTGATGTTGATATTGGCATAGTTTGTTATGACACGTATTTTCCTGATTACCCAGATGATAATGTTAAGGCAGTAATTGAAAAGCGGTCGAAAGATGCTGTTTATACATACGCAACATTCAAAAACGAAATAGAAGAAGCCTTGGTGGCTAGATTCGGTAGAGCCTCAGTCAAAAGAGGGAAAAAATCATTTGATATTAAGGAAAATAGCTATCGTGTTGAAGCTGATGTTGCGGCCTTTTTCGAACATAGAAGATATACTTCAGCATATGATTACCTGTCAGGTGTTGAAATGATTCCTGACGATTATAATCCACCAATGGTAAGGAACTGGCCAGAGCAACATTACAATAATGGAGTACACAAGAATTCTAACACAAGTAAACGTTATAAAAGGGCTGTTCGTATCCTGAAAACATTGTCAAACGAAATGTCTGACAACGGAATAAAAAGTGCTAAAGAAGCTCCAAGCTTTTTAGTTGAGTGCTTAACTTGGAATGTGCCAAATAAAGTGGACCCCACAGTCAACACAAAAATTGGCATAATTTAA
- a CDS encoding CHAT domain-containing protein: MSLLDTYRKNVQRKRGDIAKLQNEKAREQKKLADLSGKIQRASDEISRTKTESTIKSKHREIERHQKASANIENKIANFEQKIATRYKEIGNEEKKVTREEEKEFKKKKREEEKLASEQQARLRSINSTLNRHGKLHDQTQIEIANLKSLPENIIVLFLAANPLDHQQLRLDEEARSITEIIKKAKHRDSVKFESCWAVRPIDVLQALNEFTPAIVHFSGHGSDTDEIVFQDSQGKTKLVSKEAIVQTMMASADGIRLVFFNTCYSANQAEAVIEHVEAAIGMNTSIGDEAARVFSSQFYSSIGFGLSVQKAFNQAKALLMMEGIDEENTPELFIKAGLDPNELIIVKPQNEDRPETKNSTEPVGIKGQSSISLTS; the protein is encoded by the coding sequence TTGTCTTTACTTGATACCTATAGAAAGAATGTTCAACGCAAGAGAGGAGATATTGCTAAGTTACAAAATGAAAAAGCACGAGAGCAGAAAAAACTTGCTGATTTATCAGGAAAAATCCAGAGAGCCTCAGATGAAATTAGCAGAACTAAAACTGAAAGCACAATAAAATCTAAACATCGTGAGATAGAAAGACACCAGAAAGCTTCAGCTAATATTGAAAATAAAATTGCCAATTTTGAACAAAAAATAGCCACCAGATATAAGGAAATTGGAAACGAAGAAAAAAAGGTTACTCGGGAAGAAGAAAAGGAATTCAAAAAGAAAAAGCGAGAGGAAGAGAAACTTGCAAGTGAACAACAAGCAAGATTGAGAAGTATAAACTCTACTCTTAACAGACATGGTAAGCTGCACGATCAAACACAAATTGAAATCGCAAACCTCAAAAGCCTTCCAGAAAATATAATTGTTCTGTTTTTAGCAGCAAATCCGTTGGATCATCAACAGCTCCGTTTGGATGAAGAAGCACGTTCGATTACAGAAATTATAAAAAAGGCAAAGCACAGAGATTCTGTGAAATTTGAATCTTGTTGGGCAGTGCGCCCCATAGATGTACTGCAAGCATTAAATGAGTTTACGCCAGCTATAGTTCATTTCAGTGGGCATGGTTCTGATACAGATGAAATCGTATTCCAAGACTCTCAAGGTAAAACCAAATTAGTAAGCAAAGAAGCAATTGTCCAAACTATGATGGCTTCAGCTGATGGCATACGTCTTGTATTCTTCAATACCTGTTATTCTGCCAATCAGGCTGAAGCTGTAATCGAGCACGTAGAAGCAGCCATCGGAATGAACACAAGTATTGGTGATGAAGCAGCTAGAGTTTTTTCCTCTCAATTTTATTCATCGATTGGTTTTGGTCTATCAGTTCAAAAAGCTTTCAATCAAGCGAAAGCTCTACTCATGATGGAAGGAATTGATGAAGAGAATACACCAGAATTGTTTATTAAAGCCGGTCTTGACCCTAATGAGCTAATTATTGTTAAACCTCAAAATGAAGATAGACCTGAAACGAAAAACAGCACAGAACCAGTTGGTATTAAGGGACAGAGCTCGATTTCCTTAACTAGTTAA
- a CDS encoding site-specific integrase, whose protein sequence is MNCTMPSDPHFNLLYQKHIKHLKLNGLQPKTIDAYSRSIRRIGNYFECQIDNLTSDQLLDYFNELLDCRSWSAVKLDLYGLKFFYSRVLNRTWEDIP, encoded by the coding sequence ATGAACTGCACGATGCCAAGCGATCCACACTTCAATCTGCTTTATCAAAAACATATCAAACATCTGAAACTTAACGGCTTACAACCAAAGACCATTGATGCCTATTCACGGTCGATCAGGCGAATCGGCAATTATTTCGAGTGTCAAATCGACAATCTCACATCCGACCAGCTCCTTGATTACTTTAACGAACTTTTGGATTGTCGCTCATGGAGCGCAGTCAAGCTCGACCTGTATGGGCTGAAGTTCTTTTATTCCAGGGTGCTGAACAGAACCTGGGAGGATATCCCCTGA